In one Lolium rigidum isolate FL_2022 chromosome 3, APGP_CSIRO_Lrig_0.1, whole genome shotgun sequence genomic region, the following are encoded:
- the LOC124703698 gene encoding probable N-acetyl-gamma-glutamyl-phosphate reductase, chloroplastic, translating into MGSTVGGAAPARAGLAHKNGALVGSSFKPCTSFMLKTSPKVGCSSHRVRASIASSPQKQYSPKTSAVQSGEEVRIAVLGASGYTGAEIVRLLANHPQFRITVMTADRKAGQQFCSVFPHLITQDLPNLVAVKDADFSKVDAVFCCLPHGTTQEIIRDLPQQLKIVDLSADFRLRDINEYAEWYGHAHRAPELQEEAVYGLTEVLRDEIRNARLVANPGCYPTSIQLPLVPLIKAKLIKLSNIIIDAKSGVTGAGRGAKEANLYTEIAEGIHAYGIKGHRHVPEVEQGLSDAAESKVTISFTPNLICMKRGMQSTMFVEMAPGVTVSDLYEHLKSTYEGEEFVKLLNGSNVPHTRHVVGSNYCFMNVFEDRIPGRAIIISVIDNLVKGASGQAVQNLNLMMGLPENTGLQYQPLFP; encoded by the exons ATGGGATCGACGGTCGGCGGTGCGGCTCCAGCGCGCGCCGGATTGGCCCACAAG AATGGAGCCCTTGTTGGATCTAGTTTCAAGCCATGCACTAGTTTCATGCTCAAGACATCTCCCAAG GTTGGATGCTCTTCGCACCGTGTGAGGGCATCCATTGCCTCTTCGCCACAAAAACAATACTCTCCCAAGACATCAGCAGTTCAATCAGGGGAGGAGGTGCGCATTGCGGTGCTGGGAGCCAGCGGTTATACTGGAGCTGAG ATTGTTCGGCTTCTAGCAAACCACCCTCAGTTTCGCATCACAGTGATGACCGCAGATAGAAAAGCTGGTCAACAGTTTTGCTCTGTATTTCCTCACTTGATAACACAG GACCTGCCAAATTTAGTTGCAGTAAAAGATGCAGATTTTTCAAAAGTTGATGCTGTTTTTTGTTGCTTGCCACATGGAACAACACAG GAAATTATTAGAGATTTACCCCAGCAACTGAAGATTGTTGATCTCTCCGCG GATTTCCGATTGCGTGACATCAATGAGTACGCAGAGTGGTATGGTCATGCTCATAGGGCACCGGAACTTCAG GAAGAAGCTGTGTATGGTTTGACAGAGGTTCTTCGAGACGAAATACGAAATGCTCGGCTTGTCGCCAATCCAGGATGTTATCCCACGTCTATTCAGCTCCCACTTGTTCCTCTAATAAAG GCAAAACTGATCAAGCTGAGTAACATTATAATTGATGCAAAATCTGGGGTTACCGGGGCAG GACGCGGAGCTAAGGAAGCAAATCTTTACACCGAGATAGCTGAAGGCATTCATGCTTATGGAATAAAAGGCCACCGGCATG TTCCCGAGGTTGAACAAGGACTTTCAGATGCTGCTGAATCTAAAGTTACTATCAGCTTCACTCCAAATCTTATCTGTATG AAACGTGGGATGCAATCTACCATGTTTGTTGAAATGGCACCTGGAGTGACTGTCAGTGATTTGTATGAGCATCTCAAGTCTACTTACGAG GGTGAAGAATTTGTCAAGCTGTTAAATGGCAGCAATGTTCCTCACACACGCCATGTTGTTGGATCAAATTACTGCTTCATGAATGTCTTCGAGGACAGAATTCCTGGAAGGGCCATCATCATCTCTGTC ATAGATAATCTTGTGAAGGGGGCATCTGGCCAGGCTGTGCAGAACCTCAATCTGATGATGGGTCTGCCTGAGAATACGGGGCTGCAATATCAGCCCCTGTTTCCTTGA
- the LOC124699846 gene encoding transcription factor RSL3-like, which translates to MESGGVIVEASWDSLGLSSQAEESEMMEQLLGTFPSNGDESHHQELPWSVQASDAYYAHCNGSSNAYSSASSNSVGSLILDVPSDYGGFYLGDSNGLDLNMVQEQGASQFMDAILNPSYGNGDSSCEDLSMNLLDSIDDTSNKRKRQDQGKEADETRGRKCSRKADSKRAKKTMQHGGEDGAIAATTKGQSISCCTSEIDSQESPVASNPKGKTQAGRQPTTDPQSLYARKRRERINEKLKVLQKLVPNGTKVDISTMLEEAVQYVKFLQLQIKVLSSDDMWMYAPIAYNGMNIGIDLNLS; encoded by the exons ATGGAGTCTGGAGGAGTGATTGTGGAGGCGAGCTGGGACTCGCTTGGACTATCGTCGCAGGCCGAGGAGTCGGAGATGATGGAGCAGCTGCTCGGCACCTTCCCATCCAATGGCGATGAATCTCACCACCAGGAGCTGCCTTGGTCTGTCCAAGCCTCAGATGCATACTATGCCCACTGTAATGGTAGCTCTAATGCGTACAGTTCGGCTAGTAGCAACAGTGTTGGTAGTCTCATCCTCGATGTGCCGTCTGATTACGGGGGCTTCTATTTGGGCGACTCAAATGGGCTGGACCTGAATATGGTCCAGGAGCAAGGTGCATCTCAGTTTATGGATGCCATCCTCAACCCTTCCTATGGGAATGGCGATTCAAGCTGCGAAGATCTTAGCATGAACCTGCTAGACTCCATCGATGACACTTCTAACAAGAGAAAGCGCCAGGATCAAGGGAAAGAGGCTGACGAAACAAGG gGTCGGAAATGCTCGAGGAAGGCCGACTCGAAGCGGGCAAAGAAGACCATGCAACATGGAGGCGAGGATGGCGCCATTGCTGCCACCACAAAAGGGCAAAGCATAAGCTGCTGCACGTCTGAAATTGACTCTCAAGAGTCTCCTGTTGCCTCTAACCCGAAGGGAAAGACTCAGGCTGGCCGTCAGCCGACAACCGATCCCCAGAGCCTCTATGCAAGG aaaagaaGAGAAAGGATCAATGAGAAGCTGAAGGTACTGCAGAAACTTGTTCCGAATGGAACCAAA GTAGATATCAGCACTATGCTTGAGGAGGCGGTGCAGTATGTGAAGTTCTTGCAGCTTCAAATCAAG GTCCTCAGCTCCGATGATATGTGGATGTATGCGCCGATTGCGTACAACGGGATGAACATCGGGATCGATTTGAACCTCTCTTAG